One Triticum dicoccoides isolate Atlit2015 ecotype Zavitan chromosome 4B, WEW_v2.0, whole genome shotgun sequence genomic window carries:
- the LOC119294274 gene encoding cortical cell-delineating protein-like: protein MVPSTKLFLVLLGLNLMVTAVHGGCGPHCPTPTPPPPPSTNSGSCPIDTLKLRVCANVLNLLKLGLGVPPSERCCPLLADLADLDAAVCLCTAIRAKVLGVIKLNVPVDLVLLLNHCHKTCPPVFTCPH, encoded by the coding sequence ATGGTGCCATCGACCAAGCTCTTCCTCGTGCTCCTCGGCCTGAACTTGATGGTCACAGCTGTGCACGGTGGCTGCGGACCCCACTGCCCTACCCCGACCCCACCGCCGCCTCCATCGACCAACAGCGGCTCGTGCCCGATTGACACGCTGAAGCTGCGCGTGTGCGCCAACGTGCTGAACCTGCTGAAGCTCGGGCTTGGCGTGCCGCCCAGCGAGCGGTGCTGCCCACTGCTGGCCGATCTGGCCGACCTGGACGCCGCGGTGTGCCTCTGCACCGCCATCAGGGCCAAGGTCCTCGGCGTCATCAAGCTCAATGTCCCCGTCGACCTGGTGCTCCTGCTCAACCACTGCCACAAGACCTGCCCGCCTGTCTTCACCTGCCCGCACTGA